The Bacteroidales bacterium nucleotide sequence AATGGTGAGGGACTCGAAGCTTGAGGTTTGCCCCATATGTTTCGTTGTTCGGCAAATGAGATAAAGGCTTTGGTTTTTGCACGGGTGAGGGCAACATAAAACAAACGCCGTTCTTCTTCTAAATTAAGTTCAGAGTCTTTGTGAAATTGTAATGGAAAAATATTTTTCTCAGCTCCAACTATGAAAACTACCTGATATTCGAGTCCCTTTGAAGCGTGAGCTGTCATTAATGTAACTTTGTCTTGTTCTTTATTTTTTTCGTTTTGTTCGTCAACACTGCTTAAAAGGCTAACGTGTTCTAAAAAATCTATGATATTGGGAGTTGTTTGGGTGATTTCTTCTATATTATCTTGAAAATCTTTGATGCTATTTACTAGTTCCTGAATATTTTCTTTGCGATTTAGAGCGTCTTGGGTGTTTTCTTTGGTAAGCTCATCTACTATTCCGCTTTTATTTATGAGTAGTTCAATAAAATCAAATGCATTTAATGATTTTATATTTTCTGAGAGTTCATTTATTAAATTGGTAAAAAGTATAATTTTATGGATGATATTAGTTTTTAAATTATGGTATATTATAGCATGGTTGCTAATTATATTCCATATGCATGTTTGCTGTTCGTTGGCAATTGATTGTATTTTTTCTAAGGTGGTGGGACCTATACCACGGGCAGGAACATTTATAATACGAAGTAATGCTTCGTCGTCGTTGTGGTTTATAGCTAATCGAATATAGGCAATGATGTCTTTTATTTCTTTGCGTTGATAAAACGATACACTACCATAGATGCGATAGGGGATATTTTGTCGTCTGAATGAATCTTCTAATACACGCGATTGAGAATTCATGCGGTACAATACTGCTATTTCGTTGTATGGAATTTTTTTGTTTTGATGTAATTGTTCGGTAATTTTAGCAACAATGTACGCTTCTTCGGTTTCTGTCAGTGCTTTTAGAAGTTCTACTTTTTCGCCTTCTGGATTTTCGCTATAAATTACTTTGGGGATACGTTCTTTGTTGTGTTCTATTAAGCTATTTGCCGCATTTACAATATTTTGAGTAGAGCGATAGTTTTGTTCAAGTTTGTATAGTTTAAAATTGGGGTAATCGTTTTTAAAATTAAGAATATTTTCGATGCGTGCACCTCTAAACGAATAGATACTTTGTGAATCGTCGCCTACTACGCAGAGGTTTTTGTGTTGTGCAGATAATTTTTTAATAATAAGATATTGAGCAAAATTAGTATCTTGGTATTCGTCAACTAAAATATAATCGAAAAGGTTTTGGTATTTGGTTAAAGAGTCAGGAAAATCGCGAAACAAAATATTGGTGTTGAGCAGCAAATCGTCGAAATCCATAGCGTTTGAGTTTTTGAGTCTTATTTGATAGTTTTCGTAAATTTTCCAAAGCATATCCATTTTTCGATGGCTATCGGCTTCGAGTAGTTCTTTTTTGTTTTTATACGATTGGTAGGTAATCAGATTGTTTTTGGCTTTACTAATCCGTGCATGAACATCGTTTACTTTGTATTTTTCGCTATCGAGATTTAAGTCTTTGATTATATGTTTAATAAGGTTTTTACTGTCGTCGCTATCGTAAATAGTAAAGTTGGATGTATAGTTAAGTTTTTCGGCTTCGTCTTTTAGCATTTTTCGAAAAACGCTGTGAAAAGTACCCATCCATAGTTGACGTGCTTGTTTGTACGAAACCATGTGAGCAATGCGTTCTTTCATTTCGTCGGCAGCTTTGTTGGTAAAGGTTAGTGCCATTATGCGTGCAGGGTGAATGCCTTGTTGGAGCATATAAGCAATGCGATGGGTGAGTACTCGGGTTTTGCCAGAGCCTGCACCTGCTATGATGAGTGTTGGTCCTTGATAGTTAACAACAGCTTCTTTTTGGCTTTGATTTAAAGCTTGTAAAATATCATAATTTTTCTTCATACCTTTAAAATGAACTACAAAAATAATAGTCGTAACCTTATTTACCTAATTAAGTTATGAACAACTTTTTATTGAAAACTTTATGGTAAAATTTTTTAATATATAAAGATTTTTTTAAATAGATTTAGCTTCTATTTATATTTTATTTATCGTAAGATTATTTTTTAGTCTGGCTTGTAAAATCGTTTATTGATAATAAAATGGGGTCGAATGTAAAATATTGGCAGAGTGCGGGTGTATTACCATTATAGATGCCGTACATAATATCGGGGTCGTAGGGCATCACATTGCCCGAATTATCGATATATTTTTTTATGTTGGGCATACGATGCAAATCGAGGCTATATGTTTCTCCTTTTATAGTTTTAATTTTAATGTGGGCCAACGCAGTCGCTTTGTTTAGAGAGTCGATACGGCTTTGGGGCATATCGTAGGTCCATATATCTACTTTGGCTTTTAGAATACCTAATACTGTTTCTTTAGCAAGCAATGTATCGAATATAGGCATATTGGTATTTTGATAGTTTAGTAATTGATAATCGCGAGCCGATTTACGAATAATGGTATAAGACGAAAGTGGATGTTCGGGATAACGAACTTGCAATGAGTAGAATGAATTTATAGGAATAGAAAAAAGGCTTACATCGCGCCATTCTTGTTCATCTACAAAATATCGTACTGTAAGATAACCATTAAAACCGGGTTTGTGTGTAATGAATGGTACCGAAGAATTTTCGAGTATCATATAGGTGCCAAGGTTATCGGGTGTTGCCGGACCTACATAATAGGTTTTTACTTTTTTATTGTTAGCATAGATTTCAACTTTTATGCTACGGGTGGCTAAATGTTTGGTAGCTGTTTCGAAAGCTGATTTAGGAACCGGCGATTTTACTTGTACAGAAGCAATGGCATCGAGCAAATTTTTGATAGCGTCGGCACGGGCGTTAAATTTGTTGTTTACTCTCCATGTATGTGCGTTAATACGCTCAAGTAATACGGCATGGTTATTTTTATCGGCTAAAAATATTTTATTAACTGAAGCTGTATCTTCGTAGGCGAAATCTCGTAGTTCTTTTTTTAATGTACTTTTATTATTATTTATAAATACAATTATAGCTAGCGTTAATACTATAACAAAGATTAAATAAAGAATCGTATTTTTCTTTTTCATTTGTAGTTATTTTTATTTAAGGTTCTTATTTTTTTATGGCTAATTCATATTTTATTTTGAAAATTTATGTTTTCTATACCATGTTAGCGAAAGTCCAAATGCAAGTATAATGAGTATGGGTAAAATTATATTTATAAGCTGAATAAGGGTTTTATTTTCTTCAATGGCTTGTCGGTCGAGTAGGCGTAATTGTACAATTTTTGAATGTAATTCGGTAAAGTTTTTATTATCGAGCATATAACTAATTAAGTTCATTAAAAATTCTTTATTCCCAAAAGTTTCGCCTGTGTAACGGTCAAAACCTAACGGCAGTATTTCAGTTTTCATACCGAGTCGGCGTATATGGTTTCGAATAATATCTCCATCGCCAATTACAGCTAATTGGGTATATACACTTTGTTCTTTAAATGCTATTTCTTTGTGTTCGTACATTTCTGGAGCTAAACGATTTAAGTAGATGCTTTTAAAGCGACCTTCTAACAACAATGCCGTAGGAATATACGATTTAGTAAAAAAGTCGGGATTGATTTTTTTCTTAATAATACCTAGGTTAATTTGTATAGGTGCATTAAGTGCCCTAGAACTTTGCGAAGTTGTTAGTAATACAGTTTTAATAATGGTAGAATCGTCGCCAACAGGATCGACACTAGATACAAATTGTCCTTTAACCAGGTTAACATTTTTGCCAATAGGATGTTTGGTATTGGGCAATAAAAGTGGAAAATAAACCCAAGGTGATGGGGTAAATTGTGGTTGTGTACCGGCAATAGCAGTGTTTACAGGGATAATTGCACATTGCACATCTTGTACAAGATTGGGATTGACACGGGCACCATATTTAAAAAGCTGATCGCTAATATTTAGATTTTTTATAGTTGCCATTACGGTACTTGAATAGGCAAGGCTATCCATATTTGCATCCACAGCATCAATTAACCAAATGACTTTACCACCGTACATAATAAATTGGTCGATTATGTACTTATCGAATTCGCTAAACATAGAATCGGGATTAGCAATAATAGCCAGATCGTATTTGTTAAATACACTTACTTTGTTATTGCTATCGAGTGTCCGGCTGGTTAAACTATATATTTGACTATCGAGACGTACACGCTCTACTTGAAAATATTCTGATAATGCGTTGGTAAAATCGGCTACTTCTTCAGCATCGCTTTCGCCATGTCCCTCAATAAAGGCAATGCGTTGACCAAAATCGTTTTTTAATTTTCGAATCGCATTTATAAGTGTAAATTCAACATCTTCGATAGAGGCATTTAAGTTTTCTTCGGGCGATAAATTTAAGCTGTTATGTAAAAAGTCAACGGCTATTTCATGACCAGCATAGCTTATAAGGGCTCCTGGAAAAATAATTTTTTCCGTAATTTTACCTTCATCGTCTTTTTCTTGAACATTTGTAGGGGTTAAGCCTTTTTGATACAATTGTTTGTATAGTTCTTTTTGTGTTTTTTTATCGCCAGTTTCGGCAGGATTAATGAATTCATATTGTACATTGTCGCCAGCATACGATCGAAAATCGTCGAGCATTTCTTTTATGCTGTTGCTTAATCGTTTGAAACCATAAGGTAAATCGCCATCGAGATATACTTTCACATAAACAATATCATTTAAATTGGTTAAAATTTTTTTGGTGGTATTAGTTAGGGTGTAACGTTTTTCGGCTGTTAAATCGATGCGGGTAAAAAAAAATGATGCAATATAATTTAGTAAAATAATGGTTATGAATACTATTATTAACTCTTTATATACTTGTCTTTTAAATGACTTACGTTGGTTTTTATTTATTTCCATTTTCTGCTAGTAAGTTTAGTTTTTGTTAATAATATAAAAATGCTAATAATGCTTAAAAAATAAATAATATCGCGTGTATCAATAACGCCGCGACTAATTGATTTATAATGTTCACTAATTCCTAGGTTATATATAATACTAGCAAAGTTTTTAAATATGGGTAATGAACCGATTGCATCGAAACTAAAAAAGAATATAAAGCAAATAACAGCTCCTAATAAAAATGCTATAATTTGATTTTCGGTTAGTGAAGATGCAAATAAACCAATGGAAACATATATGGCTGCTAAAAAAAATAAGCCAATGTATGAACCTAAAATGGCACCTGAGTCTAAATTACCAATAGGATTACCGTAATTATATATGGTAATATAATATACGATTGTAGGAATGAGTGCTAATAATACTAATAATAAACCCGTTGTAAACTTAGCCAAAACAATAGTTAAATCTGAAATTGGTTTAGCATAAAGCATTTCGAGTGTTCCTGTTTTTTTTTCTTCACTAAACAATCGCATAGTAACCGCAGGGACTAAAAATAAAAAAATCCATGGCGATAAAATGAATAAACTGTCGATATTGGCATAACCTATTTCGAGTAGATTAAATTGTCCGGGGAATACCCATGTAAATAAGCCAATAATGATAAGAAAAATAATGATTACCAGATACCCGGTTATTGAAGCAAAAAAGCTTGATAATTCTTTAATTAAGAGTGCTCGCATGTATTGAAATTTTAAAGTGCAAAATTAAATGTTTTTATGGTCCTAACTAATTTTACTCCAGTCAATTTTTTCATTCTTTAATTTTTTTAACTTATTAGCTAG carries:
- the gldF gene encoding gliding motility-associated ABC transporter permease subunit GldF, yielding MRALLIKELSSFFASITGYLVIIIFLIIIGLFTWVFPGQFNLLEIGYANIDSLFILSPWIFLFLVPAVTMRLFSEEKKTGTLEMLYAKPISDLTIVLAKFTTGLLLVLLALIPTIVYYITIYNYGNPIGNLDSGAILGSYIGLFFLAAIYVSIGLFASSLTENQIIAFLLGAVICFIFFFSFDAIGSLPIFKNFASIIYNLGISEHYKSISRGVIDTRDIIYFLSIISIFILLTKTKLTSRKWK
- the gldG gene encoding gliding motility-associated ABC transporter substrate-binding protein GldG — its product is MEINKNQRKSFKRQVYKELIIVFITIILLNYIASFFFTRIDLTAEKRYTLTNTTKKILTNLNDIVYVKVYLDGDLPYGFKRLSNSIKEMLDDFRSYAGDNVQYEFINPAETGDKKTQKELYKQLYQKGLTPTNVQEKDDEGKITEKIIFPGALISYAGHEIAVDFLHNSLNLSPEENLNASIEDVEFTLINAIRKLKNDFGQRIAFIEGHGESDAEEVADFTNALSEYFQVERVRLDSQIYSLTSRTLDSNNKVSVFNKYDLAIIANPDSMFSEFDKYIIDQFIMYGGKVIWLIDAVDANMDSLAYSSTVMATIKNLNISDQLFKYGARVNPNLVQDVQCAIIPVNTAIAGTQPQFTPSPWVYFPLLLPNTKHPIGKNVNLVKGQFVSSVDPVGDDSTIIKTVLLTTSQSSRALNAPIQINLGIIKKKINPDFFTKSYIPTALLLEGRFKSIYLNRLAPEMYEHKEIAFKEQSVYTQLAVIGDGDIIRNHIRRLGMKTEILPLGFDRYTGETFGNKEFLMNLISYMLDNKNFTELHSKIVQLRLLDRQAIEENKTLIQLINIILPILIILAFGLSLTWYRKHKFSK
- a CDS encoding UvrD-helicase domain-containing protein, with protein sequence MKKNYDILQALNQSQKEAVVNYQGPTLIIAGAGSGKTRVLTHRIAYMLQQGIHPARIMALTFTNKAADEMKERIAHMVSYKQARQLWMGTFHSVFRKMLKDEAEKLNYTSNFTIYDSDDSKNLIKHIIKDLNLDSEKYKVNDVHARISKAKNNLITYQSYKNKKELLEADSHRKMDMLWKIYENYQIRLKNSNAMDFDDLLLNTNILFRDFPDSLTKYQNLFDYILVDEYQDTNFAQYLIIKKLSAQHKNLCVVGDDSQSIYSFRGARIENILNFKNDYPNFKLYKLEQNYRSTQNIVNAANSLIEHNKERIPKVIYSENPEGEKVELLKALTETEEAYIVAKITEQLHQNKKIPYNEIAVLYRMNSQSRVLEDSFRRQNIPYRIYGSVSFYQRKEIKDIIAYIRLAINHNDDEALLRIINVPARGIGPTTLEKIQSIANEQQTCIWNIISNHAIIYHNLKTNIIHKIILFTNLINELSENIKSLNAFDFIELLINKSGIVDELTKENTQDALNRKENIQELVNSIKDFQDNIEEITQTTPNIIDFLEHVSLLSSVDEQNEKNKEQDKVTLMTAHASKGLEYQVVFIVGAEKNIFPLQFHKDSELNLEEERRLFYVALTRAKTKAFISFAEQRNIWGKPQASSPSPFISEINPTYLKIPFHFNIDNYAFNNERNFISQQNIKSTIQIPIYEKKLVSLNDIQNKNHSTSSSPVNMHNLTEGMLVMHERFGKGKILKIEGNDINAKALVDFEINGQKQLLLKYAKLTIL